The DNA segment ACCGTAAACGGCGATTTCTCCACGCTTGCCGCTGTGTGCCTGAATGAACTTCGCACTCTGTACGAACATACCGCCCGAACCACAGCAAGGGTCATATATACGACAGTTCTTAAACGGCTTTAAGATAGCAACGATTGTTTTAACAATACTTGCCGGGGTATAGAACTCGCCACCCTTAACACCTTCGTAAGCGGCGAACTGCTGAATACAATACTCGTAAGTTCTGCCGAGAAGGTCTTTGCTTTCCTCTGTGTCGCCCATATCCATATTAGTGAACAAGTCAACAACATCACCCAAAACACGCTTGTCCAAATCAGGGCTGGCATAGTTTTTAGGAAGTACATTTTTAAGGGTAGTGTTTTCCTTTTCAATGGCTCTCATTGCTTCATCAATGACAGTTCCAATTTCAGGGGTATGCGCCACAGAAGCAATCTTGCTCCAACGAGCGTCCTCCGGTACGAAGAAGATGTTGTCCTCTGCGTATGCGTCCTTATCATCTTCAAAACCGTCGCCCTCATCAACAAGCTGCTGATAGCGTTTTTCAAAAGCACTTGAAATATAACGCAGGAAAATAAGACCTACGATAACCTTTCTATATTCTGCTGCGGGAATATGTCCCCAAAGGACACACGCTGCGTCCCAAATCTGTTTTTCAAATCCGATATTTGCATTATTACTCGATGCCATTAACATATCCTCCTATAAAATCAAGTAAACCATAATACATAACTTTTTTATTACTCATCTAAAATAACTTCGCATATATCTCCGATGTCACAGTGAAATACCTGACATATCCTCATCAATACTTCAAGAGATACTGGCTCATTCTTATTTATCTTCGTTGCAGCGTATGATGTGATTTCGGCTGCACGCATTAAATCCTGTCTTTTCATTTGATTGTCAATCATAAGTTTTTGAAGTTTGTTATAGCATATCTTCATCAGTAACACCTCTTCATCTTATAATTCTTCTTCGTTACAGTTAACCATTTAATATTATATATTAAATTTTCAGGCATTTCAAGATTTCGGACAGAAATGTAACCTTTCAGACACTAAGGTGTCACTTTTTACAAACACCTAATACAACTCTTTTAAAGAATAATAAAAAAGAGATGCCGAAGCACCTCAATTATACATTCTATTATTAACATTCAATGCAATCATTGCTATGACCTTTTCTA comes from the Blautia liquoris genome and includes:
- a CDS encoding helix-turn-helix domain-containing protein; its protein translation is MKICYNKLQKLMIDNQMKRQDLMRAAEITSYAATKINKNEPVSLEVLMRICQVFHCDIGDICEVILDE